A single genomic interval of Shewanella psychropiezotolerans harbors:
- the fliM gene encoding flagellar motor switch protein FliM yields the protein MSDLLSQDEIDALLHGVDDVDEDEDEQGEADARSYDFSSQDRIVRGRMPTLEIVNERFARHLRISMFNMMRRAAEVSINGVQMLKFGEYVHTLFVPTSLNMVRFSPLKGTGLITMEARLVFILVDNFFGGDGRFHAKIEGREFTPTERRIVQLLLKIIFEDYKDAWAPVMDVEFEYLDSEVNPAMANIVSPTEVVVVSSFHIEVDGGGGDFHITLPYSMIEPIRELLDAGVQSDTQDTDKRWSLALKDEIMDIKVGLDATIVDQEITLKDVMNFKVGDIIPVDLPEHIVLRVEDLPTYRCKLGKARDNLALRITEKIPRPETVKSELQLVTRKNKSKDISDL from the coding sequence GTGAGTGATCTATTAAGCCAAGACGAAATTGATGCGTTACTGCATGGTGTAGATGACGTAGATGAAGATGAAGATGAACAGGGGGAGGCTGACGCCCGCTCCTATGACTTTTCTTCTCAAGATCGTATCGTTCGCGGAAGAATGCCGACCTTAGAGATAGTGAATGAAAGGTTTGCCAGGCACTTGCGCATCAGTATGTTTAATATGATGCGCCGAGCGGCTGAAGTTTCGATCAATGGCGTGCAGATGCTCAAGTTTGGTGAATATGTTCACACTCTTTTTGTTCCGACCAGCCTGAATATGGTGAGATTTAGTCCGCTCAAAGGAACGGGGCTCATTACCATGGAGGCAAGATTAGTTTTCATTTTAGTGGATAACTTTTTCGGTGGCGATGGCCGCTTTCATGCCAAGATTGAAGGTCGAGAATTTACGCCAACGGAACGACGCATCGTTCAGTTATTGCTAAAAATAATCTTCGAAGACTATAAAGATGCTTGGGCGCCTGTGATGGATGTCGAATTTGAGTACCTTGATTCAGAGGTTAACCCAGCGATGGCAAACATAGTCAGCCCCACCGAAGTGGTCGTGGTCAGCTCTTTTCATATCGAAGTGGATGGCGGTGGGGGAGACTTCCATATCACATTGCCGTATTCCATGATAGAGCCGATACGTGAACTGCTCGATGCCGGTGTGCAGAGTGATACTCAAGATACGGATAAACGCTGGTCTTTGGCATTAAAAGACGAGATCATGGACATCAAGGTGGGTTTAGATGCCACCATAGTGGATCAAGAGATCACCCTTAAAGATGTGATGAACTTTAAAGTTGGCGATATTATTCCAGTCGATTTGCCTGAGCATATCGTCCTGCGGGTCGAAGATCTACCTACTTATAGGTGTAAGTTAGGCAAGGCTAGAGACAATTTAGCTTTGCGGATTACCGAGAAAATCCCACGACCGGAAACAGTAAAATCGGAGTTGCAATTAGTGACGCGTAAGAATAAGAGTAAAGACATTTCTGATTTATAA
- the flhA gene encoding flagellar biosynthesis protein FlhA, which produces MDVKARLGQLKQIKPSSFKGLGTPLFVLAALGMIILPMPPFLLDILFSFNIALALVVLLVAIYTDRPLDFAAFPSVLLIATLLRLALNVASTRIVLLEGHNGGDAAGKVIESFGSVVIGGNYAVGLVVFLILIIINFAVVTKGAGRIAEVSARFTLDAMPGKQMAIDADLNAGVLNQEQARDRRAEVTKEADFYGAMDGASKFVKGDAIAGIMIMVINILGGFVIGMVQHDLDFSSAVEIYTLLTIGDGLVAQIPGLLLSIAAALMVTRQNESGDMGQMMMSQMLDNPKSIAIAAGVLFIMGIVPGMPHFAFISLALVVGSVAYFLYKKQAQEREESLALAKKPAADKAAAKPKELSWDDVQHVDTIGLEVGYRLIPLVDKGQGGELLGRIKGVRKKLSQELGFLVPAVHIRDNLDLSPNTYRISLMGVASGEAEIRHDCELAINPGQVYGKLDGIETKDPAFGLDAVWIAPELREHAQTLGYTVVDAATVVATHLSQLLTNNAAKLLGYEEVQQLMDMLAKHSPKLVDGFIPDVMPLGTVVKVMQNLLNEGVSIRDLRTIVQTLLEYGPKSADTEVLTAAVRISLKRMIVQEISGPETEIPVITLAPELEQMLHQSMQATGGEGPNIEPSLAERMQKSLEDATQRQEMVGQPAILLTSGMLRSTLSRFVKHTIPNLRVISYQEVPDEKQIRIVSAVGQ; this is translated from the coding sequence ATGGATGTTAAAGCACGACTGGGTCAACTGAAACAAATAAAACCTTCGAGTTTTAAAGGCTTAGGCACGCCTTTGTTTGTTCTCGCTGCGTTAGGCATGATCATATTGCCTATGCCACCATTCCTGCTAGATATTCTGTTCTCATTTAACATAGCTTTGGCCTTAGTGGTGTTACTGGTGGCTATTTACACCGACAGACCATTAGATTTCGCCGCTTTCCCCAGTGTGTTGCTTATTGCGACCTTACTGCGCCTCGCGCTCAATGTGGCATCGACTCGTATCGTCTTACTCGAAGGACACAACGGTGGTGATGCTGCCGGTAAAGTGATTGAGTCTTTTGGATCGGTTGTGATAGGCGGAAATTATGCCGTTGGCCTGGTAGTATTCTTAATCCTTATTATCATTAACTTCGCCGTGGTCACCAAAGGTGCTGGGCGTATAGCAGAAGTTAGTGCTCGCTTTACCTTAGACGCCATGCCAGGTAAGCAGATGGCTATCGATGCCGACTTGAATGCTGGCGTGTTAAACCAAGAACAGGCAAGAGATAGGCGCGCCGAAGTCACCAAGGAAGCCGATTTTTACGGGGCAATGGACGGTGCATCTAAATTTGTTAAAGGTGATGCAATTGCCGGGATCATGATCATGGTGATCAATATCTTGGGTGGATTCGTTATCGGCATGGTGCAGCATGACCTGGATTTTTCTTCTGCGGTCGAGATCTATACTCTTCTTACCATAGGTGATGGACTGGTTGCCCAGATCCCCGGCCTTTTACTCTCAATTGCTGCGGCATTGATGGTCACACGTCAGAACGAGTCCGGTGACATGGGCCAGATGATGATGTCGCAGATGCTTGACAACCCTAAGTCAATAGCGATTGCTGCTGGTGTCTTGTTTATTATGGGGATAGTGCCTGGCATGCCACATTTTGCCTTCATCTCTCTGGCATTAGTTGTCGGTTCAGTAGCTTATTTTTTATATAAAAAACAAGCGCAGGAGCGTGAAGAGTCCCTGGCGCTTGCGAAAAAACCTGCTGCGGATAAGGCAGCCGCTAAACCGAAGGAGCTGAGCTGGGATGATGTTCAGCATGTCGATACCATAGGATTAGAAGTCGGTTATCGGCTAATCCCTTTGGTCGATAAAGGCCAGGGCGGCGAGTTGCTAGGCAGGATAAAAGGGGTGCGTAAGAAGCTATCCCAAGAGCTTGGCTTTTTGGTACCTGCGGTGCATATTCGCGATAACTTAGATCTGTCTCCAAATACTTATCGTATCTCCTTGATGGGAGTTGCGTCCGGTGAAGCCGAGATAAGACATGACTGTGAACTCGCCATCAATCCAGGCCAGGTGTATGGCAAACTCGATGGCATAGAGACGAAAGATCCTGCCTTTGGCTTAGATGCGGTTTGGATAGCCCCAGAGCTTAGAGAGCATGCGCAAACCTTAGGGTATACCGTGGTAGATGCAGCAACGGTCGTGGCGACTCACTTGAGTCAGCTATTAACTAATAATGCGGCTAAGCTTCTCGGTTATGAGGAAGTTCAGCAGCTTATGGATATGTTGGCCAAACATTCTCCTAAGTTAGTCGATGGCTTCATACCTGACGTTATGCCCTTGGGAACTGTGGTTAAAGTCATGCAAAACTTACTCAACGAAGGTGTTTCGATTCGCGACCTTAGGACAATAGTACAGACATTGCTCGAGTACGGTCCCAAGAGTGCCGACACCGAAGTACTGACCGCTGCCGTACGTATATCTCTTAAACGAATGATTGTCCAGGAGATCAGCGGGCCGGAAACAGAGATCCCCGTCATTACTTTGGCGCCAGAGTTGGAACAAATGTTGCATCAGTCAATGCAAGCGACGGGAGGAGAGGGGCCAAACATCGAACCTAGCTTGGCCGAACGGATGCAAAAGTCTTTAGAAGATGCAACACAAAGGCAAGAGATGGTGGGGCAACCTGCTATATTACTCACATCGGGCATGTTACGTTCGACTCTCTCTCGATTTGTAAAGCACACGATTCCTAACCTAAGGGTGATTTCCTATCAGGAAGTACCCGATGAGAAGCAAATTAGAATTGTTTCTGCCGTGGGTCAGTAG
- the fliN gene encoding flagellar motor switch protein FliN, with protein MSTEDTGDDWAEAMAEQAIEEAEAEAEAVELDELTDESQALSADEAARLDTIMDIPVTISMEVGRSFISIRNLLQLNQGSVVELDRVAGEPLDVMVNGTLIAHGEVVVVNDKFGIRLTDVISQTERIKKLK; from the coding sequence ATGAGTACAGAAGATACAGGTGACGATTGGGCTGAAGCAATGGCTGAGCAAGCGATAGAGGAAGCTGAGGCTGAGGCTGAGGCTGTCGAGCTTGATGAGCTGACTGATGAAAGCCAGGCCTTGTCTGCCGATGAAGCGGCAAGACTCGATACCATCATGGACATCCCTGTGACCATATCGATGGAAGTTGGTCGTAGCTTTATCAGTATTCGTAACTTACTCCAACTCAACCAAGGTTCGGTGGTGGAATTAGATCGCGTCGCCGGTGAGCCTCTGGATGTGATGGTGAATGGCACCTTGATTGCCCATGGTGAAGTGGTGGTTGTGAATGATAAGTTTGGTATCCGCCTGACCGACGTCATTAGCCAAACCGAGCGTATTAAGAAGTTAAAATAA
- the fliL gene encoding flagellar basal body-associated protein FliL, giving the protein MAEEESLELEENEQPKSKTKLIIFGVIGLVLVLVIAGALWFFMGSSDSSANSENADGTEEIQEPMNVGEAFYVGMPRPFLFNLPGANRSRLVEIKVQLMVRGADDDVLIKKHIPLIEDALLTTFSSADVQKLSTLAGKDEMRQLALLNVQNTLQPVTGRKVVEKVLFTGFVMQ; this is encoded by the coding sequence ATGGCCGAAGAAGAATCCTTAGAGCTCGAAGAAAATGAACAGCCGAAAAGTAAGACGAAACTGATTATTTTCGGCGTTATCGGCCTGGTATTAGTGCTAGTTATTGCTGGAGCTTTATGGTTTTTCATGGGGTCAAGCGACAGCTCTGCAAACAGTGAAAATGCTGATGGCACCGAAGAAATTCAAGAGCCGATGAATGTAGGCGAAGCTTTCTATGTGGGAATGCCCAGACCATTTTTGTTTAACCTGCCGGGGGCAAACCGCTCGAGGCTGGTAGAGATCAAGGTTCAGTTGATGGTGCGTGGTGCTGACGATGATGTGTTAATTAAGAAACACATCCCCTTGATTGAAGATGCACTACTGACGACGTTTAGCAGTGCCGATGTTCAAAAGCTAAGTACCCTTGCCGGTAAAGACGAGATGCGTCAATTGGCCTTACTCAATGTGCAGAATACGCTACAACCTGTGACAGGGCGTAAAGTCGTTGAAAAAGTCCTGTTTACCGGTTTCGTCATGCAGTAG
- the fliO gene encoding flagellar biosynthetic protein FliO — protein MINSLFISGLAVSPTVASTADKGSAISTMTNMLGGLIVVLALIFVLAYIVKRLKLAPSSHNVLKTLAVMPLGQKEKVVLLEVGGQQYLLGVTAQQIQVIDKLDTPISIETESFAERLRQAKTN, from the coding sequence ATGATTAACTCGTTGTTTATAAGTGGATTAGCGGTTTCCCCTACCGTCGCCTCAACTGCAGATAAGGGATCGGCAATCTCGACAATGACCAATATGTTGGGTGGGTTAATTGTTGTGCTCGCCCTCATTTTTGTGTTGGCCTATATCGTTAAACGCTTGAAATTAGCGCCATCTAGCCACAATGTATTGAAGACCTTGGCGGTTATGCCATTGGGGCAGAAAGAGAAGGTGGTATTACTCGAGGTGGGTGGCCAGCAATATTTACTCGGTGTGACGGCCCAGCAAATACAGGTCATAGATAAATTAGACACCCCCATCAGCATAGAGACTGAGTCCTTTGCTGAACGATTACGCCAAGCTAAGACGAATTAA
- the flhF gene encoding flagellar biosynthesis protein FlhF, giving the protein MKIKRFLAKDMRTALAQVKDTLGSDAVIMSNKKVTGGIEIVAAVDYDEPKPKALIAEKPALSSTFMDLAEEKISLGLKRPVRSEARVKPAPAADSLQALLERQQSRVEQHVSQHKSEELDMPEWAKGLQAPQSLAKSSPETQNYSNKPSHETKGKPSPELEMMREELASLRSLLTHQVTALMSEQKSRLDPVGAMLETKLLDAEFSPTVAKKLSELSEHYTPADLVRALPRSLANMLDNQGDDIVRQGGVVAFVGPTGVGKTTTLAKLAARYAAHHGAEHVALVTTDHYRIGAFEQLATYGKIMGCPVKQAHDLNELEQILYQFRNRKLVLIDTAGMGQRDMRLFQQLDNLAANSRLPIRSYLVLSSTGQRRVLEEAVTQFSRIPLSGAILTKLDESVSLAPALSVLIQSGLPLSYVTDGQRVPEDMQVADTFALANKALSVLDNKPAVRNSERSDERAYAFE; this is encoded by the coding sequence GTGAAAATTAAACGTTTCTTAGCAAAAGATATGCGTACGGCATTGGCTCAGGTTAAAGATACCTTAGGCTCGGATGCCGTGATAATGTCGAATAAAAAGGTCACAGGTGGAATAGAGATCGTCGCTGCCGTGGATTATGATGAGCCTAAACCTAAGGCGCTAATTGCAGAAAAGCCAGCATTGTCTTCCACTTTTATGGATCTTGCCGAAGAGAAAATCTCCCTCGGTCTCAAGCGACCTGTTCGCTCTGAAGCTAGAGTAAAGCCAGCACCTGCGGCCGATTCGCTCCAGGCATTATTAGAGCGGCAGCAGAGTAGGGTCGAACAACACGTTTCTCAGCACAAGAGTGAAGAATTGGACATGCCTGAATGGGCAAAAGGTTTGCAGGCACCACAGTCGCTTGCTAAATCGTCACCTGAGACGCAGAATTATTCAAATAAACCTTCACATGAGACGAAGGGGAAACCTAGTCCTGAGCTTGAGATGATGCGTGAAGAACTGGCGTCCTTGAGAAGTTTGTTGACTCATCAAGTCACCGCCTTGATGAGTGAGCAGAAAAGCCGGCTTGACCCAGTTGGTGCCATGTTAGAAACTAAATTGTTGGATGCTGAATTTTCCCCGACGGTGGCAAAAAAGCTTTCTGAATTGAGCGAGCACTATACACCAGCTGATCTCGTGAGAGCATTGCCTCGTAGCTTAGCCAATATGTTGGATAATCAAGGTGATGATATAGTGCGCCAAGGCGGTGTGGTGGCCTTTGTCGGGCCAACGGGTGTAGGTAAAACAACAACCTTAGCGAAATTAGCCGCCAGATACGCAGCGCATCACGGTGCTGAGCATGTTGCTTTGGTCACAACCGATCATTATCGCATTGGAGCCTTTGAGCAATTGGCAACCTATGGCAAAATAATGGGATGTCCGGTTAAGCAGGCTCATGACCTCAATGAGTTGGAACAAATACTGTATCAATTCCGTAATCGCAAGCTAGTATTGATAGATACAGCAGGAATGGGCCAAAGAGACATGCGTTTATTCCAGCAACTTGATAATTTAGCTGCAAATAGCAGATTACCTATACGCAGTTATCTGGTACTGTCCTCTACAGGTCAAAGAAGAGTTTTAGAAGAAGCGGTGACACAATTCAGTCGAATACCATTATCCGGTGCGATACTGACGAAATTAGATGAATCCGTTTCCTTAGCCCCAGCATTGAGTGTTTTGATACAAAGTGGGTTACCATTAAGTTATGTGACTGATGGGCAAAGAGTTCCAGAAGATATGCAAGTGGCCGATACATTCGCGCTAGCAAACAAAGCGCTGTCGGTGTTAGATAATAAACCAGCAGTCAGAAATAGTGAACGGTCAGATGAAAGGGCCTATGCATTTGAGTAA
- a CDS encoding MinD/ParA family protein, translating into MSRDQASGLRMMNQPYNEKVKVIAVSGGKGGVGKTSVAINTAVALAEKGKRVLVLDADLGLANVDVMLGLRAERNLSHVLSGETDLDDIIVRGPKGIGIIPATSGTQAMVELSAAQHAGLIRAFSEMKTQFDILIVDTAAGISDMVLSFSRASQDVLVVVCDEPTSITDAYALIKILSREHGVFRFKIVANMVRSLREGMELFAKLSKVTDRFLDVALELVATIPFDENLRKSVRKQKLIVEAYPKSPATIAYHGLANKVISWPIPQQPGGHLEFFVERLVQRPEYQEDRTSE; encoded by the coding sequence ATGAGTCGGGATCAAGCAAGTGGTTTACGTATGATGAATCAACCTTATAACGAAAAAGTAAAAGTAATAGCCGTGTCAGGTGGTAAAGGAGGTGTGGGTAAAACCAGTGTTGCCATCAATACCGCCGTTGCGTTAGCCGAGAAAGGTAAGCGTGTACTCGTCTTGGATGCCGACTTAGGTCTGGCCAACGTGGATGTCATGCTTGGCCTGCGCGCCGAACGTAATTTATCCCATGTCTTATCTGGTGAAACCGATTTAGACGATATCATAGTGCGTGGACCTAAGGGGATTGGAATTATTCCTGCCACTTCGGGTACACAAGCCATGGTTGAATTGTCTGCGGCACAACATGCCGGGTTAATTCGGGCTTTCAGTGAGATGAAAACGCAATTCGACATACTCATCGTCGATACCGCAGCTGGCATTTCCGATATGGTACTGAGTTTTTCCAGAGCCTCTCAGGATGTACTGGTTGTGGTTTGCGATGAACCTACATCGATTACTGATGCTTATGCGCTAATTAAGATACTTAGCAGGGAACATGGCGTCTTCCGTTTTAAAATAGTCGCCAATATGGTGCGAAGTTTACGGGAAGGGATGGAACTCTTTGCTAAGCTTAGTAAAGTTACCGATCGATTTTTGGATGTTGCACTTGAATTAGTTGCTACCATTCCATTTGATGAGAATTTACGAAAGTCGGTACGTAAGCAGAAATTAATCGTTGAAGCATATCCTAAATCGCCAGCAACGATTGCTTACCATGGTTTAGCGAATAAAGTCATTAGTTGGCCTATACCGCAGCAACCTGGAGGCCATCTAGAGTTCTTTGTTGAGCGTTTAGTACAGCGACCTGAGTATCAAGAGGATAGAACGAGTGAGTAA
- the fliP gene encoding flagellar type III secretion system pore protein FliP (The bacterial flagellar biogenesis protein FliP forms a type III secretion system (T3SS)-type pore required for flagellar assembly.), with protein MKLLSFSFILSLLLISPGAFALDGVLPALTVTTTPDGGTQYSVTMQILLLMTAMSFLPAMIIMLTSFTRIIVVLSILRQAIGLQQTPSNQVLIGISMFMTFFIMAPVFDKIYDEAVKPYIAETMNIEQAFNIGKEPIKTFMLAQTRVTDLDTFIEISGYQNINSPEDVPMSVLIPSFITSELKTAFQIGFMLFVPFLVLDLVVASILMAMGMMMLSPMIVSLPFKIMLFVLVDGWSLVMGTLANSFGV; from the coding sequence ATGAAGCTATTATCATTTTCATTCATCTTGAGTCTGTTGCTGATATCACCAGGTGCATTCGCCCTTGATGGTGTCTTACCTGCGTTGACTGTGACCACGACTCCCGATGGTGGGACTCAATACTCTGTGACTATGCAGATATTGCTGTTAATGACGGCAATGAGCTTTCTGCCTGCCATGATTATCATGCTCACCTCATTCACGCGCATCATAGTGGTACTGTCGATTCTAAGACAAGCGATCGGTTTACAACAAACGCCGTCAAACCAAGTGCTTATTGGCATAAGTATGTTTATGACTTTCTTTATCATGGCGCCTGTGTTCGACAAAATTTATGATGAAGCAGTTAAACCCTATATAGCTGAAACCATGAATATTGAGCAGGCTTTCAATATTGGCAAAGAGCCGATCAAGACCTTTATGTTGGCCCAAACTCGGGTGACGGATCTCGACACATTTATCGAAATCTCGGGTTATCAGAACATTAACTCACCCGAAGATGTGCCCATGAGCGTGTTAATTCCCTCATTTATCACCAGCGAGTTAAAGACTGCGTTTCAGATTGGGTTTATGTTATTCGTTCCTTTCCTGGTATTGGATCTTGTGGTAGCCAGTATCTTGATGGCTATGGGTATGATGATGTTATCTCCCATGATCGTCTCACTTCCTTTTAAGATCATGTTGTTTGTGCTCGTCGATGGCTGGAGCCTGGTGATGGGAACTCTAGCCAATAGCTTCGGTGTTTAG
- the fliQ gene encoding flagellar biosynthesis protein FliQ, with translation MNPESLVDIFREALSVIVTIVSLIIVPGLVIGLVVAVFQAATSINEQTLSFLPRLLTTLFALMFLGHTLIQTMMEFFVRMVNMIPQVIG, from the coding sequence ATGAATCCTGAATCATTGGTCGACATCTTCCGTGAGGCGCTCTCAGTCATAGTGACCATCGTGTCGCTGATAATCGTGCCTGGACTCGTCATCGGACTCGTGGTGGCGGTGTTTCAAGCGGCAACTTCAATTAACGAACAAACCCTGAGTTTTCTACCTCGTTTATTGACGACCTTGTTTGCCCTGATGTTTCTGGGTCATACCTTGATCCAAACCATGATGGAATTTTTTGTACGGATGGTCAATATGATCCCCCAGGTTATAGGATGA
- the fliR gene encoding flagellar biosynthetic protein FliR: MDILMATIMDTIASYMWPLFRVSSMFMVMAVFGANTTPARVRLLLSMAITFAIAPVLPPVENVALFAASAIFITLQQLLIGIAMGFVTLLVMQTFVLTGQIIGMQTSLGFASMVDPSSGQQTPVIGNLFLLLTTMIFLAVDGHLVMIRMLVMSFETIPISDQGLSITSYRMLAEWGGYMFGAALTMSITPIVALLLINLSFGVMTRASPQLNIFAIGFPVTMVSGLVILWLTLTPIMEHFGEVWTSAQLLLCDIVKLQCNTDGTF; this comes from the coding sequence ATGGATATTCTAATGGCGACCATAATGGACACGATAGCCTCTTACATGTGGCCACTGTTTAGGGTGTCTAGCATGTTTATGGTTATGGCCGTGTTTGGGGCTAATACCACACCTGCCAGAGTCAGATTATTGTTATCGATGGCGATTACCTTTGCCATTGCACCGGTTTTACCCCCAGTGGAAAATGTAGCGCTATTTGCGGCGTCTGCGATTTTTATCACCTTGCAACAACTCCTAATTGGCATAGCCATGGGATTTGTTACCTTGCTGGTGATGCAAACCTTTGTGCTCACAGGCCAAATCATAGGCATGCAGACAAGTTTAGGTTTTGCCTCTATGGTCGATCCCTCTTCCGGTCAACAAACTCCTGTGATTGGTAACTTATTCTTACTGTTAACCACCATGATCTTCCTCGCTGTCGATGGTCATTTGGTGATGATCCGAATGCTAGTGATGAGTTTTGAGACTATTCCCATATCGGATCAAGGTCTGAGTATCACAAGTTATAGAATGTTGGCCGAGTGGGGGGGCTATATGTTTGGTGCAGCATTGACCATGTCTATCACACCTATCGTTGCGCTTTTGCTGATTAACCTGTCATTCGGTGTCATGACCCGAGCTTCACCCCAACTGAATATCTTCGCCATAGGTTTTCCCGTGACCATGGTGAGTGGTTTAGTGATCTTGTGGTTAACCTTGACCCCTATAATGGAGCACTTTGGTGAGGTGTGGACGTCAGCCCAGTTATTGTTATGCGATATAGTGAAACTTCAATGTAATACCGATGGGACATTTTGA
- the flhB gene encoding flagellar biosynthesis protein FlhB: MAENDSSQEKTEEATPRRLEQSREKGQVARSKELGTSAVLMSAAVGFAMVGPSIASSLVTIMTTLFTMDREQIFDTNQMVLVWSMIGRELAFPMASLIFVIALVAFIGNIVLGGITFSTKAFMPKTEKMNPMKGFKRMFGVQALVELTKGIAKFSVVALSAYFLLNFYFNDILALSRDHLPGNVYRALDLLVWMFILLCSSTILIVVIDVPFQIWNHKKQLKMTKQEVKDEYKDTEGKPEVKGKIRQMQREVAQRRMMSEVPNADVIVVNPEHYAVAVKYDAMKSTAPYVLAKGVDEIAFKIREIAREHEIAIISAPPLARAIYHTTKIDQEIPEGLFTAVAQVLAYVFQLRQYQQHGGRRPTAIPLKQPIPKDLKY; this comes from the coding sequence ATGGCTGAAAATGACAGTAGCCAAGAGAAAACCGAAGAGGCCACCCCCAGGCGATTAGAACAATCCCGGGAGAAAGGCCAGGTTGCACGCTCCAAAGAGCTGGGAACCTCGGCGGTCTTGATGTCGGCCGCGGTCGGTTTTGCCATGGTCGGCCCAAGTATTGCCAGTAGCTTAGTCACCATAATGACCACCTTGTTCACCATGGACAGGGAACAAATTTTTGACACCAATCAGATGGTTTTGGTTTGGAGCATGATAGGGCGAGAGCTTGCCTTTCCCATGGCCAGCCTGATATTTGTCATCGCTTTAGTAGCCTTCATAGGTAATATCGTTTTAGGCGGTATCACCTTCTCTACCAAGGCATTTATGCCGAAAACTGAGAAGATGAATCCTATGAAAGGATTTAAAAGAATGTTTGGCGTGCAAGCCCTTGTGGAGTTGACCAAAGGTATCGCTAAGTTTTCGGTTGTCGCATTATCCGCATACTTTCTCTTGAACTTCTACTTTAATGATATCTTGGCCCTGTCTCGGGATCATCTTCCTGGGAATGTATACCGGGCGCTGGATCTATTAGTTTGGATGTTCATCTTGCTGTGCTCATCTACCATACTCATCGTGGTTATCGATGTGCCATTTCAAATCTGGAATCACAAAAAGCAACTCAAGATGACCAAGCAGGAAGTCAAAGATGAATATAAGGACACTGAGGGTAAGCCTGAGGTCAAAGGTAAGATAAGGCAGATGCAAAGGGAGGTGGCTCAGAGACGTATGATGTCAGAAGTTCCCAATGCCGATGTTATCGTCGTTAATCCGGAGCACTATGCTGTCGCGGTGAAATACGATGCCATGAAGTCGACGGCGCCCTATGTGCTGGCAAAAGGTGTCGATGAAATTGCTTTTAAGATTAGAGAGATAGCCCGTGAACATGAGATTGCTATTATCTCTGCTCCGCCTCTGGCCCGCGCCATATATCATACGACTAAAATAGATCAAGAGATCCCTGAGGGACTATTCACCGCCGTCGCTCAGGTTTTAGCTTATGTATTCCAGTTACGTCAATACCAACAACATGGAGGCCGAAGGCCAACGGCTATTCCGCTTAAACAGCCCATACCTAAGGATTTAAAATATTAA
- a CDS encoding RNA polymerase sigma factor FliA — translation MSKASAYTCLDNKALIVEQYAPLVKKIAHHLLARLPASVQLDDLLQAGMMGLLEASSKFDDNKGAKFETFAGIRIRGSMLDEIRRGDWVPRSVHRNQRRVAQVIDELEQELGRDAKDDEIARRLDMTLDEYHHILNDVSVGKIIGIEDLGVSVDVISHDDGVKDDTYEAIAEDEFHSALVAAIKLLPERDGLVLSLYYDEALNLKEIGAILEVSESRVSQILSQAMLRLKAKLKHWTKK, via the coding sequence GTGAGTAAAGCCTCTGCGTATACTTGTTTAGATAATAAGGCTTTAATCGTTGAACAATACGCACCGCTTGTAAAAAAAATAGCTCACCATTTACTCGCTCGTTTACCTGCATCGGTGCAACTAGACGATTTACTACAAGCAGGCATGATGGGGCTACTCGAAGCTTCATCGAAGTTTGACGATAACAAAGGGGCTAAATTTGAGACTTTTGCGGGTATTCGAATCCGTGGGTCTATGCTAGATGAGATACGTCGTGGGGATTGGGTGCCGAGATCTGTGCATCGAAACCAGAGACGAGTCGCTCAGGTTATCGATGAGCTTGAACAGGAACTTGGCAGAGATGCTAAAGATGACGAGATAGCTCGAAGACTGGACATGACCTTAGATGAATATCATCATATTTTAAATGATGTTTCAGTAGGGAAAATAATTGGCATTGAAGATTTAGGCGTTTCGGTCGATGTTATTAGTCACGATGATGGGGTTAAGGACGATACCTATGAAGCGATTGCAGAAGATGAATTTCATTCTGCACTAGTAGCAGCAATTAAGTTATTACCTGAAAGAGATGGACTGGTTTTGTCGCTTTATTACGATGAAGCTTTAAATTTAAAAGAGATTGGGGCCATTCTAGAGGTTAGTGAGTCACGGGTTAGCCAGATATTAAGTCAGGCAATGCTCAGACTAAAAGCTAAACTTAAGCATTGGACAAAAAAATAA